The Croceibacterium sp. TMG7-5b_MA50 genome segment CGGGCAAGAAAGATCTGCGTGTCGCCGGCCGCGTCGAATTTGTGGTAGGTGATGGTTACCCGGCCCGCCGGGTCGAAGCCCACCACCGTGTTGTTGTTGATCATGCCCCCGCCCACCGGCACGGGATCGACGATTTCTGCGTCCGCCAGCCGGATCGGCAGGCGCAGCGGCGTACCATCCGACCGCTCCCACCGGATGAGATCGCGGCTGCGGGCATATGATAGGTCATGGTTGGTGGCCGCGTCCGGCGTCTCGCGCCAGACCCAGGCCAGATGGAACCAGCCGCCCGGGCCCAGCGTCGGCCCCACGAAATAGGCGTTGCGCTGCCCCTCCCCATCCACCAGCGGCGTGGCGAGCAGCGGCTGCCAGTTACCGGTCGCTGGGTCGTAGCGATTGTATATCTCGTTCCCGTTGCCGCTGCCACCGTCGCGGTACTTGAAGATCAGCCGGCCATCGGCGTCGCGCAGGAACACCGGATAGGTCATCCGGCGCTCCAGCCCGGCATCGGCCATCACCGCCACCCGGTGCAGCGTGCGCACATCGCCCCCATCGTTGGTGCGGTAATAGACAAGCGGATCGTTGTGCATGTTGGCGATGACATGCACCACGCCCGCCGCATCCACGGCCATCGCAATGGCATTGTGACTGTCCCAGCCGGTCCAGCTGTCGACCTTGTGATAGGTCCAGTACGATCCGTCACGCGGTCGCCG includes the following:
- a CDS encoding BNR repeat-containing protein, producing MKRAGRALLAIAAMVALAGAAAPPSGMEAIDRVWSAHYVPFALAVTDRAILVAYYDANRQLTVARRPRDGSYWTYHKVDSWTGWDSHNAIAMAVDAAGVVHVIANMHNDPLVYYRTNDGGDVRTLHRVAVMADAGLERRMTYPVFLRDADGRLIFKYRDGGSGNGNEIYNRYDPATGNWQPLLATPLVDGEGQRNAYFVGPTLGPGGWFHLAWVWRETPDAATNHDLSYARSRDLIRWERSDGTPLRLPIRLADAEIVDPVPVGGGMINNNTVVGFDPAGRVTITYHKFDAAGDTQIFLARREPGGWRHAQVSDWQGFRWDFGGGGSLDSRLFVTGAKPEGTDRVLVSVARDGQPIDLVLDAATLARIEERPGTRLATRLAGSIAVPPGNVLNTVEDGSGIAIAWATLPPNRDLAREDISEPTVLRLVMP